A genomic stretch from Desulfurococcaceae archaeon MEX13E-LK6-19 includes:
- a CDS encoding ferredoxin family protein, with translation MEVPVIGKDVLSRTIKDFSNTKWWNIPRKEIPWYPRIDYERCIGCGLCFLTCSGRVVYDWDPKENKPIVARPYNCMVGCDTCAKLCPRDAISFPHLSELRKWRDKANAVRLAKEKIEKIFSGDSNIRQ, from the coding sequence ATGGAGGTTCCAGTAATAGGGAAGGATGTGCTGAGCAGAACAATAAAAGACTTTTCTAACACAAAATGGTGGAACATTCCACGGAAGGAAATACCATGGTATCCACGGATAGACTATGAGAGATGTATTGGTTGTGGATTATGTTTTCTAACGTGCTCAGGTAGAGTAGTCTATGACTGGGATCCTAAAGAAAATAAACCAATAGTAGCTAGACCATACAACTGTATGGTGGGATGTGATACATGCGCTAAACTTTGCCCCAGAGACGCCATATCATTCCCTCACCTTAGCGAACTAAGAAAGTGGAGAGATAAAGCAAATGCAGTACGGTTAGCTAAAGAGAAGATTGAGAAGATATTTAGCGGAGACTCCAACATTAGACAATAG
- a CDS encoding dihydroorotase family protein, with amino-acid sequence MVLSSLLIKNARVFINGEPVEASIYVENGVVKSITKNHEPLLSRAETIIDAENKPVIPGGIDIHAHIYDPDYTHHEDWRTGSLAAGYGGITTVFDMPLRMFVDNIEKLYLKVKKGLEDSYVNFGIHAGMMKDENLTAIPELAEHGVIGFKVFTLKPWGASDHAILKIMDLVRSVDGVVMVHAEDDALIDRGLEEMKNRTDPLAHHEARSDVAEAAAISKIGFYAMVTRAHTHIVHVTSKLGAERIAYFKKKGVKLTAETCPQYLFFTRKDVEKWGNYLKCAPSIKTGADVEGLWDAIASGVIDAIASDHAPAPRNEKEVDVWSAWGGLPVIELIIPFTYTFGVKKGRISFSRFVEVVSTNPAKIMKLYPRKGAILPGSDADLVVLDVDYCEKVDPAKLHHKVDWCPWEGVELCGWPRHVIVNGELLIQDRELVGKPGMGRYVGEYFKKTKE; translated from the coding sequence ATTTATTAATGGAGAACCCGTTGAAGCCTCTATCTACGTGGAAAACGGTGTCGTCAAATCTATTACAAAAAACCATGAGCCATTACTGAGTAGAGCTGAAACCATTATTGATGCCGAAAATAAGCCTGTTATACCAGGAGGTATAGACATTCATGCACACATATACGATCCCGATTATACTCATCATGAAGACTGGCGTACAGGTAGTTTAGCAGCTGGCTATGGAGGTATAACAACTGTTTTTGATATGCCTCTTAGAATGTTTGTTGACAACATAGAGAAACTATACCTCAAGGTTAAGAAGGGTCTGGAGGACTCGTATGTCAACTTCGGCATCCATGCTGGTATGATGAAAGACGAGAACTTGACTGCTATACCAGAGCTTGCAGAACACGGTGTCATAGGATTTAAGGTGTTTACACTCAAGCCCTGGGGTGCTAGTGACCACGCTATACTTAAGATAATGGATCTTGTACGTAGTGTCGATGGCGTCGTAATGGTTCATGCCGAAGATGATGCTCTCATTGATAGAGGTCTTGAGGAGATGAAGAACAGGACGGATCCACTGGCTCACCACGAGGCACGTAGCGATGTTGCTGAAGCAGCTGCCATATCAAAGATAGGGTTCTACGCTATGGTCACTAGGGCTCATACACATATTGTCCATGTTACATCGAAACTTGGTGCCGAGAGAATAGCGTATTTCAAGAAGAAGGGTGTGAAACTAACCGCCGAGACCTGCCCCCAATACTTATTCTTCACTAGAAAAGATGTGGAGAAATGGGGTAACTACCTAAAGTGTGCTCCATCGATAAAGACTGGTGCCGATGTAGAGGGGTTATGGGATGCTATAGCCTCTGGTGTAATAGATGCTATAGCGAGTGACCATGCCCCGGCTCCTAGGAATGAGAAAGAAGTAGATGTATGGAGTGCATGGGGAGGTCTTCCAGTAATAGAGCTGATAATACCATTCACTTACACTTTTGGTGTGAAGAAGGGAAGAATAAGCTTCAGCAGGTTCGTTGAGGTAGTCTCTACAAATCCTGCCAAGATAATGAAGCTTTATCCCAGGAAAGGAGCCATACTACCCGGTAGTGATGCTGATCTTGTTGTATTAGATGTAGATTATTGCGAAAAAGTAGATCCAGCTAAGCTGCACCATAAAGTAGACTGGTGTCCCTGGGAAGGCGTCGAGCTATGTGGATGGCCGCGCCACGTTATAGTCAATGGAGAACTGCTTATACAAGACCGTGAACTCGTAGGAAAACCTGGTATGGGAAGATACGTCGGCGAGTACTTTAAGAAAACAAAAGAGTAG
- a CDS encoding phosphoesterase has product MRYIIVTHTDMDGVAAAAIYIYYTASKPERIIFAEPYNIEKKLKKLHNVSVEKVVIMDMGVNATNIHEVVSIINELVSRGISIEWYDHHVWDQEWYNKLIEAGVKLFVDRSTCAAGVVAKYCTPSRKDVDEVFVRELVAGVCAGDLWRFDHWRGPWYMRLVRRGDPTQWRLHVLEKISKGILWDTEFTENVTEKIDRELLSYNIITDKIVQDIVDGIKIAVAPKHDGVETSFAAAYILGRLGADIACIVSKDGKMSLRSRRVNVREIAKLLGGGGHPRAAGAKIKIPLRVRVIDKFIDGTSERYVLKTIANTIKAIGLNKIKLDND; this is encoded by the coding sequence ATGAGGTATATCATAGTAACACATACCGACATGGATGGTGTTGCTGCTGCAGCGATCTACATATACTATACTGCAAGTAAACCCGAGAGGATAATTTTCGCAGAACCATACAATATTGAGAAGAAACTCAAGAAACTACATAATGTGAGTGTAGAAAAGGTAGTCATCATGGATATGGGCGTCAACGCCACTAACATACATGAAGTCGTCTCGATAATCAATGAACTTGTGTCAAGAGGAATTAGTATAGAATGGTACGATCATCATGTTTGGGATCAAGAGTGGTATAATAAGCTTATCGAAGCTGGTGTAAAGTTATTTGTCGATAGATCAACTTGTGCAGCAGGTGTCGTAGCAAAATACTGTACCCCATCTAGGAAAGACGTCGACGAAGTATTCGTGAGGGAATTAGTAGCAGGTGTTTGTGCAGGAGATTTATGGAGATTCGATCATTGGAGAGGACCTTGGTACATGAGGCTTGTAAGGCGCGGTGACCCAACCCAGTGGCGTCTTCATGTGTTAGAAAAAATCTCAAAAGGCATACTATGGGATACCGAGTTTACAGAAAACGTTACAGAGAAAATAGATAGAGAACTCTTATCATACAATATTATTACAGACAAGATCGTTCAAGACATTGTTGACGGCATAAAAATAGCTGTAGCGCCAAAACACGATGGAGTAGAAACAAGCTTCGCAGCAGCATACATACTCGGAAGACTAGGTGCTGACATAGCCTGTATTGTATCGAAAGATGGTAAAATGAGCTTGAGGTCACGGAGAGTAAACGTAAGGGAAATAGCAAAACTGCTCGGAGGAGGTGGGCACCCAAGGGCAGCCGGCGCAAAAATAAAGATCCCGCTAAGAGTAAGAGTAATAGATAAATTTATTGATGGTACATCTGAAAGATATGTATTAAAAACAATTGCAAATACAATAAAAGCCATAGGTTTAAACAAGATAAAGCTAGATAATGATTAG
- a CDS encoding nucleotidyltransferase family protein: protein MARIMGGQFISCIVLAAGESTRFPGGKLVQKIRDNGVEKSLLRYLIDKYLRYDDVDEVVVVVGHDFTNIIRAVGDTGVKYVYNPDYYKGMSFSVKTGVASVLKYSDIVIIHPGDVPFIKESTIGELLNKAIELYRSGKDFILLPRYNGKGGHPLMVSRNLAKHILEITEEERGLKGFLRRFTTYKIYIDTDDFGVVYDIDEPKDLAEAENLFGIKWIR, encoded by the coding sequence TTGGCTAGAATTATGGGCGGCCAGTTTATTTCATGTATAGTTCTTGCTGCTGGAGAGTCGACGAGATTTCCTGGAGGAAAGCTTGTTCAGAAAATAAGAGATAACGGCGTAGAGAAATCTTTGTTGAGATACCTTATTGATAAGTATCTTAGATATGATGATGTTGATGAAGTAGTGGTTGTTGTCGGCCATGATTTTACTAATATAATTAGAGCTGTTGGTGATACTGGTGTTAAGTATGTGTATAATCCAGATTACTATAAAGGCATGTCTTTCTCGGTGAAAACAGGTGTTGCAAGTGTCTTGAAGTATAGTGACATAGTTATAATCCATCCAGGCGATGTCCCGTTTATCAAAGAAAGCACTATAGGAGAACTATTGAACAAGGCGATTGAATTATATCGTAGTGGAAAAGACTTTATCTTACTGCCAAGATACAATGGGAAAGGAGGACATCCTCTTATGGTTTCGAGGAACCTAGCTAAACATATACTGGAGATAACCGAGGAAGAACGTGGTTTGAAAGGCTTTCTACGTAGATTTACCACCTATAAAATATACATTGATACAGATGATTTTGGTGTAGTATACGATATTGATGAACCAAAAGATCTGGCTGAAGCAGAAAACTTGTTCGGCATAAAATGGATTAGGTGA
- the tsaA gene encoding tRNA (N6-threonylcarbamoyladenosine(37)-N6)-methyltransferase TrmO, translating into MVEYTISIKPIGVVHVDASDEEVKEAWFKGGLRGIVEVYPEYEKGLQGIEGFSHILLVTWLHKVRPEQRCVLVVKPRRFLRLGFSPEELPVMGVFASDSPHRPNPIGLTVVKLVEKKGRFLYVDNLDLFDGTPVLDIRAITPDFCPQEINVPQWFREFKEKVKEKTGEYYPI; encoded by the coding sequence ATGGTGGAGTACACTATATCCATTAAGCCTATAGGTGTAGTGCATGTTGATGCCAGTGATGAAGAAGTAAAAGAAGCATGGTTTAAAGGAGGGTTACGTGGTATTGTAGAGGTTTATCCGGAGTACGAGAAGGGTCTACAAGGTATTGAAGGTTTTTCACATATACTACTGGTTACATGGCTTCATAAAGTACGTCCTGAACAAAGATGTGTACTAGTGGTTAAGCCAAGGAGGTTCTTAAGGCTAGGGTTTAGCCCTGAAGAACTACCAGTTATGGGTGTTTTTGCTAGCGACTCACCTCATAGACCCAATCCTATAGGATTAACTGTGGTGAAGTTAGTTGAGAAGAAAGGAAGATTCCTATACGTAGATAATCTTGATTTATTCGATGGAACACCTGTTCTCGATATAAGGGCGATCACTCCAGATTTCTGCCCACAAGAAATCAATGTTCCACAATGGTTTAGAGAATTTAAGGAAAAAGTAAAAGAAAAGACTGGAGAATACTATCCGATTTAG
- a CDS encoding HAD family hydrolase, protein MVSVISLDMGCTLFWERGCEVGWMKHTLYKSAEAVAKTLVELGYNVSVDDVYGVLYNIAEEHMRTCPEREIWHLYRIHIVLSRLGIIPKPRLVQRLYESYVNSIVNELVFEEKYRDVLRRLKERGYMIVLSTDTGSHDIPLRLVDKAGIGDYIDFILSSQLIGYTKASQVFFQNLINLTGVDAKEIVHVGDNVYRDYEVPRSLGIKTVLYKKNGCSDEDPEPCISDLGILLELLEKL, encoded by the coding sequence GTGGTTTCAGTGATTAGCTTAGATATGGGTTGTACTTTATTTTGGGAGCGTGGATGCGAAGTTGGATGGATGAAACATACATTGTATAAGTCTGCTGAAGCTGTTGCGAAAACTCTTGTAGAGCTTGGTTACAATGTCAGTGTTGATGATGTATATGGTGTTTTGTATAATATAGCTGAAGAACATATGCGTACTTGCCCTGAACGAGAAATATGGCACTTGTATAGAATTCATATAGTGCTTTCACGTCTCGGTATTATACCTAAGCCCCGTCTTGTTCAGAGACTTTATGAAAGCTATGTTAATAGTATTGTGAATGAGCTTGTTTTTGAGGAAAAATACCGGGATGTCTTAAGAAGACTTAAGGAACGCGGTTACATGATAGTCTTGTCAACTGATACAGGTAGTCACGATATACCTTTGAGACTCGTTGACAAAGCTGGTATAGGAGATTACATAGATTTTATTCTAAGTAGCCAACTCATAGGATACACCAAGGCGTCGCAAGTATTCTTCCAGAATTTAATCAACCTGACAGGTGTCGACGCCAAAGAAATAGTTCATGTAGGGGATAATGTTTATAGAGACTATGAGGTACCTAGAAGTCTCGGCATAAAAACTGTGTTATACAAGAAGAATGGGTGTAGTGATGAAGATCCAGAGCCTTGTATTAGTGATTTAGGTATTCTTTTGGAGCTATTAGAAAAACTATAG
- a CDS encoding DUF429 domain-containing protein gives MVTLCGLDLAGTPRRSSGIAVISIQYDKAKLLEVTTLYTDDEILDYILSLNPTVVAIDSPLSLPPKGKWFRDVDIEMKKRGYPVLPPRWKSMEMLTLRAIEIKDKLENHGIRVIETHPKSALRSSNCRNVLEALEAAGVEYHITKKLSRDEEDAVIASLVALFYQRGRAVVVKSIDGEIHLLPKLCEEQ, from the coding sequence TTGGTAACTCTATGCGGACTAGACCTAGCCGGAACACCTAGAAGATCATCAGGTATAGCGGTCATAAGCATACAGTATGATAAAGCAAAACTGCTTGAGGTAACCACACTTTATACGGATGACGAGATATTAGATTACATACTTTCTCTAAACCCAACAGTAGTGGCTATAGATTCACCTTTATCACTTCCACCAAAGGGAAAATGGTTCAGAGATGTAGACATAGAAATGAAGAAAAGAGGATACCCTGTTCTACCACCGAGGTGGAAAAGTATGGAGATGCTTACACTAAGAGCTATAGAAATTAAAGACAAACTTGAGAATCACGGTATAAGAGTAATTGAAACACATCCCAAAAGTGCTCTCAGGTCAAGCAACTGTAGAAATGTACTTGAAGCTCTTGAAGCAGCTGGTGTAGAGTATCATATCACTAAAAAACTAAGTCGTGATGAAGAAGATGCGGTCATAGCATCTCTTGTAGCTTTGTTTTACCAGCGGGGACGGGCAGTAGTTGTGAAAAGTATTGATGGTGAAATACATTTACTACCCAAATTATGCGAAGAACAATAA
- a CDS encoding winged helix-turn-helix transcriptional regulator: MPKIREILEKLVADNKCQDLTEQYKEELDEEVFLPSDAKINEYANIFSVLSNPNRLKIIYLLLQKPMPVCFLASLLGLDQTLVSHHLSILRKHGIVEQIIKGKYRFYYVSKQKLFDILASIFKEFELRK, from the coding sequence ATGCCAAAAATCCGAGAGATCTTGGAAAAACTTGTTGCCGACAACAAATGCCAAGATCTTACTGAACAATATAAAGAAGAACTTGATGAAGAAGTGTTTCTTCCTAGTGACGCTAAGATTAATGAGTACGCTAACATATTTAGCGTGTTATCTAACCCCAATAGACTTAAGATCATTTATTTACTTCTCCAGAAACCTATGCCTGTCTGCTTCCTAGCATCACTCCTTGGCCTAGACCAGACTCTCGTCTCCCATCACTTGAGTATCTTAAGGAAGCATGGCATTGTAGAACAGATCATTAAGGGAAAGTATAGGTTTTACTATGTGTCTAAACAAAAACTCTTTGACATCCTGGCTAGTATATTTAAGGAATTCGAGCTTAGAAAATAA
- a CDS encoding xanthine dehydrogenase family protein, whose amino-acid sequence MAKAPEYVRIVEEIFEKFKGKPLYYVGKHSIRWDAITKITGKAMFTADFIKLYKNLVWVYSVRTKYAHAWIKSIDVSEAAKYPGVLRVITAKDIPGVNDVGYVIPDQPLIAEKKVRYIGDTVALIVAEDPYIAREAGELVRVEYEPLPVYTDVEQIIDIMTLKEKPHERIHEERDSDIVAHFKIRAGDVDKAFKKADVIVENKYKTPMQEHAYLEPEAALAIPEPDGGITIIASTQCPFDVRRAVAKVLNMPQNKVRVIVPAVGGGFGGKEDVVNEIGAKAALAAYLTGRPAIVVHTREESMIGHSKRHPAVMWYKHAAKKDGTLLAVEAHIVFDTGGYASLGPFVAWRATVHATGPYKVKNARIDTLAVYTNTVYSGAFRGFGNPQIHFAVERQMDILAEELKMDPVELRLKNLLRAGDKTVHGQLLTSEHGVGLEEALKKAVEAADWYNKRKLYSNQTGTIRKGIGVALMWHGNSIGVEGADYSSATLIINRDGSITFRTGLMDMGQGSLWGLVLIAAEILGVPPSYFKIEQPDTASTPDAGPTVASRATVMGGNATLVAAYKLRKRLNEVAARMLGCKPDDIVIRAPEVYCRNDPNKKTTWQAVVEQSFWDGVPLQEFGYYRAPPARWEEETGQGEPYITYTFGAIISEVTVDMETGAIKVDRIITAYDIGKVINPVGAELHAEGGAIQGMGYAIMEEIIHDKDGVVRNPNLSTYYIPTIKDAPEIIPIFVESGYKRGPFGAKGLGEPSINGIAPSIANAISHALGIHFFELPITPHKIYLELKKRGLIKF is encoded by the coding sequence ATGGCCAAGGCTCCTGAGTATGTACGTATTGTAGAAGAAATATTTGAGAAATTCAAAGGCAAGCCACTATATTATGTAGGCAAACACTCAATTAGATGGGATGCCATCACAAAGATCACTGGCAAAGCAATGTTTACAGCTGACTTCATCAAACTTTACAAGAACCTCGTATGGGTTTATAGTGTCAGAACAAAGTACGCCCATGCATGGATAAAAAGCATTGACGTTAGTGAAGCAGCCAAGTATCCAGGAGTACTCAGAGTAATCACTGCAAAGGACATACCTGGAGTAAACGATGTAGGCTACGTTATACCGGATCAGCCACTTATTGCTGAAAAGAAAGTAAGGTACATCGGCGACACAGTAGCACTAATCGTAGCCGAAGACCCATACATAGCTAGAGAAGCTGGCGAACTAGTACGTGTGGAATACGAGCCACTACCGGTTTACACCGATGTAGAACAAATAATCGACATCATGACACTAAAGGAGAAACCCCATGAGAGAATTCATGAGGAGAGAGACAGCGATATAGTGGCACACTTCAAGATCAGGGCTGGCGATGTAGACAAGGCATTCAAGAAAGCAGACGTCATCGTTGAAAACAAGTACAAGACACCAATGCAAGAACACGCCTACCTAGAGCCCGAGGCAGCACTAGCCATACCAGAGCCTGATGGAGGCATAACTATAATCGCGTCAACACAGTGTCCATTCGATGTAAGAAGAGCTGTAGCCAAAGTACTCAACATGCCTCAAAACAAGGTTAGAGTCATAGTACCTGCTGTAGGCGGTGGTTTCGGCGGTAAAGAAGACGTGGTCAACGAGATTGGTGCAAAAGCCGCTCTCGCAGCATACCTCACAGGTAGACCAGCAATAGTAGTACATACACGTGAAGAAAGCATGATAGGCCATAGCAAGAGACACCCAGCAGTAATGTGGTACAAGCATGCCGCCAAGAAGGATGGTACATTACTAGCTGTAGAAGCCCACATAGTCTTTGACACCGGAGGCTACGCTAGCCTAGGACCATTCGTTGCCTGGAGAGCAACAGTACACGCAACAGGACCATATAAAGTGAAGAATGCGAGGATCGATACACTAGCCGTCTACACCAACACAGTATATAGTGGTGCATTCCGTGGATTCGGAAACCCACAAATACACTTCGCTGTTGAGAGACAGATGGACATACTAGCTGAAGAACTAAAGATGGACCCTGTTGAGCTAAGGCTAAAGAACCTCTTGAGAGCGGGCGATAAAACAGTACATGGCCAGCTATTAACATCAGAACATGGCGTTGGGCTAGAAGAGGCGTTAAAGAAGGCTGTTGAAGCTGCTGATTGGTACAACAAGAGGAAACTCTACAGCAACCAGACAGGAACCATAAGGAAAGGTATTGGCGTAGCACTAATGTGGCATGGCAACTCGATTGGTGTTGAGGGAGCAGACTATTCAAGCGCCACATTAATCATCAACAGAGACGGATCAATAACGTTCAGAACAGGGCTCATGGACATGGGACAGGGCTCACTATGGGGACTAGTACTTATTGCCGCAGAAATCCTTGGTGTACCACCATCCTACTTCAAGATCGAGCAGCCGGATACAGCTAGCACACCCGATGCCGGTCCAACAGTAGCATCAAGAGCTACAGTAATGGGCGGTAATGCTACACTCGTGGCAGCATACAAGCTCAGGAAGAGACTCAATGAAGTAGCAGCCAGAATGCTTGGCTGTAAACCAGATGACATAGTAATCAGAGCACCCGAAGTATACTGCCGTAACGATCCAAACAAGAAGACCACATGGCAAGCCGTTGTAGAACAGAGCTTCTGGGACGGAGTACCACTGCAAGAATTCGGATACTACCGTGCACCACCTGCTAGATGGGAAGAAGAGACAGGACAGGGAGAACCATACATAACTTACACGTTCGGTGCAATAATATCTGAAGTAACCGTAGACATGGAGACTGGCGCAATTAAAGTAGACAGGATCATTACAGCATACGATATAGGCAAAGTAATCAACCCCGTGGGAGCAGAACTACATGCCGAAGGCGGTGCCATACAGGGCATGGGCTATGCTATAATGGAGGAAATAATACATGACAAGGACGGTGTCGTAAGGAACCCGAACCTATCAACATACTACATACCAACAATAAAGGATGCACCAGAAATCATACCAATATTCGTAGAGTCAGGATACAAACGCGGACCATTTGGTGCGAAAGGACTTGGAGAACCATCAATAAACGGTATAGCACCATCAATAGCAAACGCTATATCACACGCACTAGGAATCCACTTCTTCGAGCTACCAATAACGCCACACAAGATATACCTAGAACTCAAGAAGCGTGGATTAATAAAATTCTAA
- a CDS encoding XdhC family protein yields the protein MYPKFVSDKDLFEKAVEALEQGLRVCIAVIVEKIGSGPRGPGAKIVVLEDGRYYGTLGGGPFERMVVSHALQAIKEGKSRLEKYSFTGTEEPEKKGVHETGLLCGGTVTVFFDVLKPKPTAFIVGVGKIGKPLADIMNLIGAKIVALDPNRELLKKEVFPYAELYHGTPEEIGEYIKENARPIDMVFIVHGETNVDVPVLKKAVESKAGFIGVLGSKRKVIEYAKMIIREGVKPEDLRKKVRAPIGIDIGAKTPEEIAVSIAAQAIAWLNNSEKEEYKTLNILMREDLFKDKP from the coding sequence ATGTATCCCAAATTTGTGTCTGACAAGGACTTGTTCGAAAAAGCTGTTGAAGCCCTGGAGCAAGGTTTGAGAGTATGTATTGCTGTTATTGTCGAGAAGATAGGTAGTGGCCCGCGTGGCCCTGGAGCGAAAATAGTTGTTCTCGAAGACGGGAGATACTATGGTACTCTTGGTGGTGGCCCCTTTGAGAGAATGGTTGTATCTCATGCACTTCAAGCCATTAAGGAAGGAAAGTCTCGCCTAGAAAAATACTCTTTCACTGGCACAGAAGAACCCGAGAAAAAAGGTGTTCACGAGACTGGGTTATTGTGTGGTGGTACTGTGACCGTCTTCTTTGACGTGCTTAAACCCAAGCCAACAGCGTTCATAGTTGGTGTAGGTAAGATAGGGAAACCTTTAGCCGATATAATGAATCTTATTGGAGCAAAAATAGTTGCACTAGATCCGAACAGAGAGTTATTAAAGAAAGAGGTCTTCCCCTATGCTGAACTCTACCATGGAACACCTGAGGAAATAGGTGAGTACATAAAAGAAAATGCAAGACCTATAGACATGGTCTTTATAGTTCATGGCGAGACAAATGTAGATGTACCTGTACTAAAGAAAGCAGTTGAGTCGAAAGCTGGATTCATAGGAGTGCTTGGTAGCAAAAGGAAGGTCATAGAGTATGCTAAAATGATTATAAGAGAAGGTGTGAAACCCGAAGACCTAAGGAAGAAAGTGAGGGCACCAATAGGAATAGACATTGGAGCAAAAACACCTGAAGAAATAGCTGTCAGCATAGCAGCACAAGCCATAGCATGGCTGAACAATAGCGAAAAAGAAGAATATAAAACGCTAAACATACTAATGAGAGAAGACTTGTTCAAAGATAAACCATAA
- the upp gene encoding uracil phosphoribosyltransferase, with amino-acid sequence MDRVHVIDNPLAKYYLTLLRDRNTRPDKFREYMRILGNYMGFEISRFLDWQEISVETPLSTAKGVKPRGKLLIVAILGASIPMAIGLLETLPWAGLGLVAARRIEENNGVRIEVYYKRLPKELTNYTTIVTDPMLATGKTMDVVLSLLEESGVKKIIVGTIISSRPGIEYITTRHPNVDIVTYAIDPILNDKWFIVPGLGDAGDRSLGVVF; translated from the coding sequence ATGGATAGAGTACATGTCATTGATAATCCTTTGGCAAAGTACTATCTAACCTTATTGCGTGACAGAAACACTAGACCCGATAAGTTTAGAGAATACATGAGGATTCTCGGTAACTACATGGGCTTCGAGATATCGAGATTTCTAGACTGGCAGGAAATCAGTGTAGAAACACCATTATCAACGGCTAAGGGTGTAAAACCTCGTGGAAAACTATTAATCGTGGCAATACTTGGCGCCAGCATACCAATGGCGATAGGGTTACTAGAGACACTCCCATGGGCTGGCCTAGGTCTTGTAGCTGCCCGAAGAATAGAGGAAAACAATGGAGTACGTATTGAAGTCTACTATAAGAGGCTGCCAAAAGAATTAACCAATTATACAACCATCGTAACAGATCCAATGCTTGCCACTGGGAAGACAATGGATGTAGTTCTAAGTCTTCTTGAAGAAAGCGGTGTCAAGAAAATTATTGTAGGAACAATAATATCGAGTAGACCAGGAATAGAATACATCACTACGAGACACCCCAACGTAGACATTGTAACATACGCTATAGACCCTATACTCAATGATAAGTGGTTCATTGTACCAGGTCTAGGCGATGCAGGAGATAGATCATTAGGTGTTGTTTTCTAA
- a CDS encoding (2Fe-2S)-binding protein — protein MSGPESKSQQEYPDITITLNVNGKDYTITVKPYERLIDVLRYKLGLTSVKEGCGRGECGSCVIIMDGKLVPSCLIPAYRANGSKILTLEGLAPEGKLHAIQKALIDTLGMQCGFCFPGVILATKYLLDRIPDPTDEDIKDILEGQLCRCGSYLRFIKAVKLAVKYIKEGKIYFDVKEAEPGKILEG, from the coding sequence ATGTCTGGTCCTGAGTCTAAATCACAACAAGAATACCCTGACATCACTATAACCCTTAACGTCAATGGCAAAGACTACACCATCACAGTAAAACCATATGAAAGACTAATAGATGTACTAAGATACAAACTAGGGTTAACAAGCGTCAAAGAAGGATGTGGACGTGGCGAATGCGGTTCCTGTGTAATCATTATGGACGGCAAGCTTGTGCCATCATGCCTTATACCAGCCTACAGAGCTAATGGAAGCAAAATACTAACCCTCGAAGGATTAGCGCCTGAAGGCAAACTACATGCAATACAGAAAGCCCTTATAGACACTCTTGGAATGCAATGTGGATTCTGCTTCCCAGGAGTGATTCTCGCAACAAAATATCTTCTTGACAGGATACCAGACCCCACAGACGAGGACATCAAGGACATACTTGAGGGACAACTATGTCGTTGTGGAAGCTACCTAAGATTCATCAAAGCAGTAAAACTTGCTGTCAAGTACATTAAAGAAGGAAAGATCTATTTTGACGTAAAAGAAGCTGAACCAGGTAAGATCTTGGAGGGGTGA